One Rhodoferax ferrireducens T118 DNA segment encodes these proteins:
- a CDS encoding hydrolase 1, exosortase A system-associated, which produces MTYTEETALFACQGDTLLGILAKPEIPAQTGVVVIVGGPQYRVGSHRQFVLLSRALAAAGYAVLRFDYRGMGDSEGQPRNFEAVSADIAAAIDALQQRLPSIKQVVLWGLCDGASAALLYCHETRDPRVSGLCLLNPWVRSETSLARTQVKHYYTQRLRQKEFWTKLLRGRVALKALPGLVQNIRIAFTGARRSGATTSLLPFQHRMAAAWDAFNGSIFLLLSGDDYTAKEFLEHASTDAAWTNTLTHPRLVRHELQDADHTFSSLTSRTKAEELTLEKGLQQPGQRA; this is translated from the coding sequence ATGACATACACCGAAGAGACCGCCCTCTTCGCCTGCCAAGGCGACACCTTGCTGGGCATTCTGGCCAAACCAGAAATCCCGGCTCAGACCGGTGTGGTTGTGATTGTGGGCGGCCCGCAGTACCGGGTCGGCAGCCACCGGCAGTTTGTGCTGTTGTCGCGCGCGCTGGCCGCGGCTGGCTACGCGGTGCTGCGCTTTGACTACCGGGGTATGGGTGACAGCGAAGGTCAGCCGCGAAATTTTGAAGCGGTGAGCGCCGATATTGCCGCCGCCATTGACGCGCTGCAACAACGACTGCCCTCCATCAAACAAGTGGTGCTTTGGGGCCTGTGCGACGGCGCCTCGGCCGCCCTGCTCTACTGCCATGAAACCCGTGACCCACGCGTCAGTGGCCTGTGCCTGCTGAACCCGTGGGTGCGCTCCGAGACCAGCCTGGCGCGCACCCAGGTCAAGCACTACTACACCCAGAGATTGAGGCAAAAAGAGTTTTGGACCAAGCTGCTTCGCGGGCGGGTGGCATTGAAAGCCCTGCCTGGTCTGGTGCAAAATATTCGAATCGCTTTTACGGGTGCGCGGCGTTCTGGGGCAACGACATCTCTATTGCCCTTTCAGCATCGCATGGCTGCCGCTTGGGATGCCTTCAATGGCAGTATTTTTTTACTGCTGAGTGGCGACGACTACACGGCCAAAGAATTTCTGGAGCACGCGAGCACGGACGCCGCCTGGACAAACACGTTAACGCATCCGCGTTTGGTTCGTCACGAGTTGCAGGATGCGGACCACACATTTTCCAGCCTGACCTCTCGCACCAAGGCAGAAGAATTAACACTTGAAAAAGGTCTGCAACAACCCGGCCAGAGAGCCTGA
- a CDS encoding PEP-CTERM sorting domain-containing protein: MFRSSCITVALLTAALSGTVIAAPMLVDRGLPTANLNNTAGSNRSNVAWAFAPTYVVGDTFTNTSSQTWSISSIRLWTVGQTDSTVLLGGVNGSTIGVAAGAGVISTPVFYADGVGTTTYQGYSGAFRDMFQVDFTVNITLLAGQTYDFFLDGTGAAAAGQGTTTPFAHASNAALSGSTQDGADGSMLYLDVPGGVVDPLSIGTWNSAAPGWGWDKSSDVNVQVFGNAIPEPASLALFGLALAGLAVSRRRKV; encoded by the coding sequence ATGTTTCGATCCTCATGTATTACTGTCGCGCTGCTGACCGCCGCGCTCTCCGGCACCGTCATCGCTGCGCCGATGCTCGTGGATCGGGGTTTGCCGACGGCCAACCTGAACAACACCGCCGGCTCCAACCGCTCCAATGTTGCTTGGGCATTTGCTCCCACCTATGTCGTTGGTGACACGTTTACCAACACAAGCTCGCAGACTTGGTCAATTAGCAGTATTCGGCTGTGGACGGTAGGTCAAACCGATTCGACTGTTCTTCTGGGTGGAGTTAACGGATCAACGATCGGCGTGGCCGCAGGCGCAGGTGTGATATCGACACCGGTCTTTTACGCGGATGGTGTAGGCACAACCACCTACCAAGGCTACTCAGGCGCATTCCGGGACATGTTCCAGGTTGACTTCACGGTCAATATCACATTGCTAGCCGGACAGACCTATGACTTCTTCCTCGATGGGACTGGCGCTGCCGCTGCGGGTCAAGGCACGACCACTCCGTTCGCTCACGCGTCCAACGCGGCATTAAGTGGTTCCACCCAAGACGGGGCGGATGGCTCGATGCTTTACCTGGATGTTCCGGGCGGGGTCGTCGACCCGCTAAGCATAGGGACATGGAATTCAGCCGCGCCAGGCTGGGGGTGGGACAAGTCCTCCGACGTGAACGTGCAGGTCTTCGGCAACGCCATCCCCGAGCCCGCCTCCCTCGCCCTCTTCGGCCTGGCCCTTGCCGGTCTGGCCGTATCGCGTCGCCGCAAGGTCTGA
- a CDS encoding helix-turn-helix transcriptional regulator, with translation MKSHQPDRHSLDKVPMLLQLAARLHTARANPDVWRETLLAFRDFTPCHGVLDLASDAPPLGPDDLSALAGRLTHCATYGDECDGDASLNRAVCAAFAVHMHTAAAAAHKTLQAGLFDQLPPTWIVDRNAQVREANPAAKALTQSGERVSLVGTRLELAGAGGARALLKALAKTGARTRLPWTDGNGKRVSFMLRALPDATHVAVTALLDAPDPMELALALAEQLRLTPRQSELAAHLLADQTLAGAARAMGISRHTANEHLAALEQRTGVPDRRGLLVVLRRIAQR, from the coding sequence ATGAAATCGCATCAGCCTGATCGCCATTCACTCGACAAGGTGCCGATGTTGCTGCAATTGGCGGCGCGCCTGCACACAGCGCGCGCCAATCCGGATGTCTGGCGCGAAACCCTGCTGGCCTTTCGGGATTTCACGCCGTGCCATGGCGTGCTCGATCTGGCGAGCGACGCACCACCGCTGGGCCCGGACGATCTGTCGGCGCTGGCGGGGCGCCTGACACACTGCGCCACCTACGGTGATGAATGTGACGGCGACGCGTCGCTCAATCGCGCCGTCTGCGCGGCATTCGCGGTGCACATGCACACTGCGGCGGCGGCGGCCCACAAGACGCTGCAGGCCGGGCTGTTTGATCAGCTGCCGCCCACCTGGATCGTTGACCGCAATGCCCAGGTGCGCGAGGCCAACCCGGCGGCCAAGGCGCTAACCCAGTCTGGCGAGCGCGTCAGCCTGGTGGGTACGCGGCTGGAGCTGGCAGGCGCGGGTGGGGCCCGCGCGCTGCTCAAGGCTCTGGCCAAAACGGGTGCACGCACGCGACTTCCCTGGACCGACGGCAACGGCAAGCGCGTGAGCTTTATGTTGCGGGCGCTGCCAGATGCCACGCACGTCGCCGTCACCGCGCTGCTGGACGCGCCGGACCCGATGGAGCTCGCCTTGGCGTTGGCCGAACAACTGCGATTGACGCCACGCCAAAGCGAACTTGCCGCCCATTTGCTGGCGGACCAGACGCTGGCAGGTGCCGCACGAGCGATGGGCATCTCGCGCCACACGGCCAATGAGCATCTGGCAGCGCTGGAACAGCGCACCGGCGTACCCGATCGCAGAGGCTTGCTGGTCGTCCTGCGCCGCATCGCGCAGCGCTAA
- a CDS encoding hydrolase 2, exosortase A system-associated — MQPEAFFLPALAAQTSQSDQRFCLFYPADCAASGGAARGLVLYIHPFAEEMNKARHMAALQARALARAGYAVLQMDLLGCGDSSGDFGDASWQSWVSDVLQGCHWLRKQSNTPGADSAQLPLWLWGLRAGCLLAVEAARQLGAPCNFLFWQPPAAGRPLLQQFLRLKVAGDLLGGQAKGVMESMRQHLANGSPVEIAGYLLSPGLASGLEQAALAPPAGPGPTQRLEWFELSTREDAGLSPISTKTITQWQQAGYRVGSHIVHGPAFWQTTEIEDAPALITATTAAVNND, encoded by the coding sequence GTGCAGCCGGAAGCTTTTTTTCTGCCGGCCTTGGCGGCGCAGACCAGCCAAAGCGACCAACGCTTCTGCCTGTTTTACCCGGCTGACTGTGCCGCGAGTGGCGGTGCAGCCCGCGGCCTGGTGCTGTACATCCACCCCTTTGCCGAAGAGATGAACAAGGCCCGCCACATGGCGGCCTTGCAGGCGCGTGCGCTGGCCCGGGCGGGTTACGCGGTGCTGCAGATGGACCTGCTCGGTTGTGGCGACAGTTCGGGCGATTTTGGCGACGCCAGCTGGCAAAGCTGGGTGAGCGACGTGCTGCAAGGCTGCCATTGGCTGCGCAAGCAAAGCAACACACCTGGCGCGGATTCGGCCCAACTGCCGCTGTGGCTGTGGGGCCTGCGCGCGGGCTGCCTGCTGGCGGTGGAGGCGGCCAGGCAGCTTGGCGCGCCCTGCAACTTTCTGTTCTGGCAGCCGCCCGCCGCCGGCAGGCCGCTGCTGCAACAATTCTTGCGCCTCAAAGTGGCGGGCGACCTGCTGGGCGGCCAGGCCAAAGGCGTCATGGAAAGCATGCGCCAGCACTTGGCCAATGGCTCACCGGTCGAGATTGCGGGCTACCTGCTGTCGCCTGGACTGGCATCTGGCCTGGAGCAAGCGGCCCTGGCGCCACCTGCCGGCCCAGGGCCGACACAGCGACTGGAATGGTTCGAACTGTCCACGCGCGAGGATGCCGGCTTGAGCCCGATCTCGACCAAAACCATCACCCAGTGGCAGCAAGCGGGTTACAGGGTAGGCAGCCACATCGTGCATGGCCCAGCGTTCTGGCAAACCACCGAAATAGAAGATGCTCCGGCCTTGATTACAGCGACCACGGCCGCCGTCAACAACGATTGA
- a CDS encoding acyl carrier protein gives MNISQEVLRVVDEVLSLNGRSATFTRDTPLLGAIPELDSMAVVTLITTLEEQFGLVVDDDDIDGSTFATVGSLTDFVSSKLAT, from the coding sequence TTGAACATATCACAAGAAGTACTTCGTGTTGTTGACGAAGTTCTAAGTCTGAATGGACGCTCCGCCACCTTCACACGCGACACCCCCTTGCTGGGCGCCATCCCCGAGCTGGATTCCATGGCGGTCGTGACGCTCATCACCACCCTTGAAGAACAGTTTGGCCTGGTGGTGGACGATGACGACATCGATGGCTCAACCTTTGCCACGGTGGGCTCGCTGACTGACTTTGTCAGCAGCAAACTGGCGACTTAA